The Caldicellulosiruptor changbaiensis genome has a segment encoding these proteins:
- a CDS encoding ATP-dependent helicase gives MEWLKELNKEQLEAVLSTEGPLLVLAGAGSGKTKVITYRIAYILNMGLAKPSNILAITFTNKAADEMKERIKKLVSVESFSEMWVSTFHSACAKILRMEAHNIGFSNNFVIFDMQDKNQLLKECFTKLNIDEERLELKFVSRLISNFKNMLIDPSDVYKEGNVDPRVVEVYRLYNKLLKEYNAFDFDDLLYYTIMLFKTNPDILEKYQHKFKYILVDEYQDTNHAQFYLIYLLSQKHRNICVVGDDDQSIYSFRGADVRNILEFENVFPDTKVIKLEKNYRSTKIILSAANEVIKNNKYRKSKSLWTDNNGGEKIYLYSAFDEIDEANFVSMSIKNLIQSGIKPSEIGILYRTNAQSLNFENSLSSHSIPYKVVGSLRFYERKEIKDIIAYLRLITNPDDNLSLFRVINVPKRGIGPSTVEKIKVLSDEYGISAYRLLKEKGNFEFDRRTYAKLYDFILLLERIRTEAESKSVVEVIELVLDKTKYMESLLSSKNEEDFQRAKNIEQLISAAAMFEEENEDKSLQNFLNSITLNFEEDDSQKEDKVMLMTVHAAKGLEFEVVFLTGLEEGLFPLMRSENEIELQNELEEERRLCYVAITRAKRLLVLTYANNRRVFGRFSSRQRSCFIDEIPTKYIQQIYTPLMIIKSSGTQISGNTESSTKKALAVGDIIQHKKFGIGKVLSVSEDMNEVLIDFEKFGQKRLLLSYANLIKIG, from the coding sequence ATGGAGTGGTTGAAAGAGTTAAATAAAGAACAATTAGAGGCGGTTCTTTCAACAGAAGGACCGCTTTTAGTATTGGCCGGGGCTGGTTCTGGCAAAACAAAAGTAATCACATACAGAATTGCATATATATTGAATATGGGGTTAGCAAAACCAAGCAATATACTGGCTATAACATTTACTAATAAAGCAGCGGATGAGATGAAAGAGCGCATAAAAAAGCTTGTAAGTGTGGAGTCTTTTTCGGAGATGTGGGTTTCTACATTTCACTCTGCATGTGCTAAGATACTTAGAATGGAAGCACATAATATAGGATTTTCTAATAACTTTGTCATATTTGACATGCAAGATAAAAATCAGCTTTTAAAAGAGTGTTTTACAAAGCTAAATATAGATGAAGAGAGACTTGAGCTTAAGTTTGTTTCAAGACTGATCAGCAATTTCAAGAATATGTTAATAGACCCTTCTGATGTTTATAAAGAAGGAAATGTAGACCCACGTGTTGTTGAGGTTTACAGGCTTTATAATAAACTCTTAAAAGAGTATAATGCTTTTGACTTTGACGACCTTTTGTACTATACAATAATGCTCTTTAAAACAAACCCAGACATCTTAGAAAAGTATCAGCATAAGTTTAAATATATTTTAGTAGATGAATATCAAGATACAAACCATGCACAGTTTTATTTGATTTATCTACTTTCACAAAAACACAGAAATATCTGTGTTGTAGGCGATGACGATCAGAGTATTTACAGCTTCAGGGGCGCAGATGTAAGGAACATATTAGAATTTGAAAATGTTTTTCCAGATACGAAGGTGATAAAGCTTGAAAAAAATTATCGATCTACAAAGATAATCTTGTCTGCTGCAAATGAGGTTATAAAGAACAACAAATATAGAAAGTCAAAAAGTCTTTGGACAGATAATAACGGAGGCGAAAAGATTTATCTTTATTCAGCATTTGATGAGATAGACGAAGCAAATTTTGTCTCAATGTCAATAAAGAATCTTATACAAAGTGGAATTAAGCCTTCTGAAATAGGAATCCTATATAGGACAAATGCGCAGTCGCTAAACTTTGAAAATTCTCTTTCTTCTCATTCAATCCCTTATAAGGTTGTAGGAAGTTTGCGATTTTACGAAAGAAAAGAGATAAAGGATATTATTGCATATTTAAGACTCATAACCAATCCTGATGACAACTTAAGTTTGTTTAGAGTTATAAATGTACCAAAAAGGGGAATTGGGCCAAGCACAGTAGAAAAGATAAAGGTTTTGAGTGATGAGTATGGAATTTCTGCTTATAGGTTGTTAAAAGAAAAAGGAAACTTTGAGTTTGACAGAAGAACCTATGCAAAGTTATATGACTTTATTTTACTTTTAGAACGCATAAGAACTGAGGCTGAGTCAAAGTCAGTGGTTGAGGTAATTGAGCTTGTGCTTGATAAGACAAAGTATATGGAGAGCTTGCTTTCAAGTAAAAATGAGGAAGATTTCCAAAGAGCAAAGAATATAGAACAGCTAATCAGTGCAGCAGCTATGTTTGAAGAAGAAAATGAAGATAAAAGCTTACAAAACTTTTTAAACTCAATTACCCTGAACTTTGAAGAAGATGACAGTCAAAAAGAAGATAAAGTCATGTTAATGACAGTCCATGCTGCAAAAGGTTTAGAATTTGAAGTGGTATTTTTGACTGGTCTTGAAGAAGGGTTATTTCCTCTTATGAGGTCAGAAAATGAAATTGAGTTGCAAAATGAACTTGAAGAAGAAAGAAGGCTTTGTTATGTGGCAATTACAAGAGCAAAGAGGTTATTGGTTCTAACATATGCAAACAACAGAAGAGTTTTTGGGCGATTTTCATCAAGGCAAAGATCATGTTTTATTGACGAGATTCCAACAAAATATATCCAGCAGATATATACACCACTTATGATTATAAAATCTTCAGGTACACAAATCAGTGGTAATACAGAAAGCAGTA